The genome window ACGACCAGGTCGGCGGCGCGATCCAGAAGGCGATCGACGTCGCGAAGCTGAACATCATCTCGGTCGACCGCGGCTCCGGCTCCTGGGAGGACCAGCCCGGCGGCACCAACTCCCTGACTCGCACGGCGACGGGGAAGGCCGGCTCCGTCACGGTCGAGGTCAAGCCCGCCCCGCAGGGGCTGGGCCTCGCGGCCGCGGAGACGGTCCGCAACATCTTGGAACTCGCCGGCGTCGAGGACGCTTGGACGAACTCCGACGGCAACACGCGCACCACGGTGAACCTCGCGAAGGCGACGTTCAACGCTCTGGAGAACGCGGCGCAGTCCCGCACCCCCCAGCACGCGCGTGAGGTCCACTACGACGAGGTGAGCGAGTGATGCAGGCGCTCGTTCAACTCCGCGGCGAGGTCAACCTCGGGTCCGGCGTCGAGGACACGCTCGACATGCTGAACATCGGGCGCGTCAACCACGCGACGTTCGTCCCCGAGACGGACTCGTACCGCGGCATGATCACGAAGGTCAACGACGTCGTCGCGTTCGGGGAACCGAGCGTCGAGGCCGTCGCGCGGACGATCGCGCGGCGCGGCGAGCCCGTCGAGGGCTCGGCCGACGTCGACGACGAGTGGATCGACGACAACACCGACTACGCCGACCTGGAGGCGCTGGCCGAGGCGCTCGTCGACGAGGAGACGACCCTGCGCGAGCAGGGCCTCTCGCCGACGCTCCGGCTCCACGCGCCCCGCGGCGGTCACGAGGGCATCAAACACCCCGTGATCGAGGGCGGCGAGCTCGGGAAACACACCACCGAGGAGATCGACAGTCTCTTGGAGGCGATGCGATGACGAGCAAGAAACGACGACAGCGCGGCTCTCGGACGCACGGCGGCGGCACGCACAAGAACCGGCGCGGCGCCGGACACCGCGGCGGCCGCGGCGCGGCCGGCCGCGCGAAACACGAGTACCACAACTACGGCCCGCTCGGCAAGCACGGGTTCAAGCGCCCCGAGGACGCTCAGACGGAGGTCCTCGAAGTGAAGGTCCAGAAGCTCGACGAGGACGCGGCGCTGTACGCCGCGGACGGCCTCGCCGAGGAGGACGGCGACGCGTACGTCTTCGACGCGCGCGACGTCGTCGAGGACGGTCACGAGGCGGACGTCGTGAAGGTGCTCGGCGGCGGGCAGGTCCGGAGCGAACTTCACGTCACGGCCGACGCGTTCACGGCCGGTGCGGTCGAGCTCATCGAGGAGGCCGGCGGCGAGGCGACGCTCTCCGAGCGCGCCGAAGAGCCCGCTGACGAACCGGAAAACACTTCCGACGACGAGAACGACGAGGCGTAACATGAGCTGGAAGGAGGCCGCCGAACCGGTGCTCTCGCGGATGCCCGTCGTGGAGCGGCCCGCGGGACACGTCCCGTTCAAACGGAAGCTCACGTGGACGGCCGGAGTCCTGATCGTCTACTTCTTCCTGACCAACATCAACCCGTTCGGGTTGGCGGTCGGACAGGGGTCGGACTTCTTCGGGCAGTTCCGGTCGGTGCTCGCCGGCTCGTCCGGGTCGCTGTTACAGGTCGGTATCGGACCGATCGTCACGGCGTCCATCGTCCTCCAGCTGTTGGGCGGTGCGAACCTCCTCGGGCTC of Halorubrum trapanicum contains these proteins:
- a CDS encoding 30S ribosomal protein S5 encodes the protein MSRHNDGWEPRTRLGRKVQDGEISSMEQALNSGLPLKEAEIVDQLLPGLEDEVLDINMVQRMTDSGRRVKFRCVVAVGNRDGYLGYAQARDDQVGGAIQKAIDVAKLNIISVDRGSGSWEDQPGGTNSLTRTATGKAGSVTVEVKPAPQGLGLAAAETVRNILELAGVEDAWTNSDGNTRTTVNLAKATFNALENAAQSRTPQHAREVHYDEVSE
- a CDS encoding 50S ribosomal protein L30, whose amino-acid sequence is MQALVQLRGEVNLGSGVEDTLDMLNIGRVNHATFVPETDSYRGMITKVNDVVAFGEPSVEAVARTIARRGEPVEGSADVDDEWIDDNTDYADLEALAEALVDEETTLREQGLSPTLRLHAPRGGHEGIKHPVIEGGELGKHTTEEIDSLLEAMR
- a CDS encoding uL15m family ribosomal protein is translated as MTSKKRRQRGSRTHGGGTHKNRRGAGHRGGRGAAGRAKHEYHNYGPLGKHGFKRPEDAQTEVLEVKVQKLDEDAALYAADGLAEEDGDAYVFDARDVVEDGHEADVVKVLGGGQVRSELHVTADAFTAGAVELIEEAGGEATLSERAEEPADEPENTSDDENDEA